DNA from Solanum stenotomum isolate F172 chromosome 3, ASM1918654v1, whole genome shotgun sequence:
ttgaattaacttatttttaatagtttttgaattttaaactcttttgtaCTTTTTGGGTGCTTgggaaagacaaaaaaatgtttttaacttttaagcaCCTATTTTCAGACAAAAGTAATTAAGccaaaagtaaaaaatggaTATGATGGACTTATGAGTTTTAGCGTTTTAGCTTACGATctacatatttatatttgtattgtttttatttttaaactaattCTAAGAATGAGGAAGGTGATGTGATGTATATTTCATATAGATGAATatttctgtttctttttttgttgattttttgaattttaatctttatttatttctagAAAATCGGAAGAAATTACATAAATCTTTATGTATTCCCAGTTATTactatcatttatttattttttcctaaaatttccCCAATTTCGACCTTTTTCTGTCCTTTTCTTCTACGGCATTTAATTCAagtttttactttcttttccttGTTTGATGGCAGGAAAATTTGCATAAATTTAGACTCATCCCATTAATgccataattataattataataattattattattctcactattattattatcattattatcctcatcattattattattatcattattatcctcatcattattattataattataattattattattatcctcatcatcatcatcattattattattattattattattattatttattcgTGTTTCCTGAAATTTCTTcccttttatgtttttaattaattttcttcaagtattttttttaaatactaaaacaaaattaagggCAGAAGAAGGATaatacactacaacaaaaacaacttttagcggcaataaatagacacattaataaagagtgctaaagtctttatTGACATTAGTAAGTATCATTAGATCCATGTCGCTAAAAGCTTTAGgaacatatacaaagagtgctaatgccgctaaaaatacattattagCGGTAATTGAGCTATTGCcgttaattaattgccgctaagatcatttttgatgtagtgggAGAAGGATTACCGGGAGGTAAATCATGCTCTCACCAACGGTATTATAGTTCAAATATTTAACCAACGGTATTATAGTTCAAATATTTAACCAAGAGTATTATAGTTCAAGTATTTAACCAATTGAGTTTTCTTCTACGACTTAAATTTGGGTGTGcaacaccaacaacaacatatccagtgaaatcccacatcatCTTATCTAGGATCATGTCCTCGATAACTTGAAGTTGTGTCATAGACATGTCTTACCACTTATGCATCTATACATCCCCTCTTCACATATCCAACCCGCAGAAAATGAACCAACCACACTTTAGCTTTGATCATGCAAAGGGTGCATCATGGTATATACTATCAAAAATTAATCTAGTCTGAGGTTTGTTTGGTAAAGACTGAAAAATTGCTCTGTTAAACAGTTTTACGCCATTCTCTAACCATCTACTACAAGTGGAGTATCTCTTCTCTCATTCAAAAATGAATGAATATGGTCACAACACCAATCTGTCCTATAATTTTGCAGAACCAACAAGGAGCAGTGGATTAAAAGGTCCGAGATGTACTGTGGATTCCTACCATCATTTCAAGTTCAacgtaaaataataattgagttGACGATCAATGATTTATAAATATCTTTTAGAtttcttaatataaatattgtaacAAACCCTCTCTTTAATCTGTGGATAGCACGTATTCTCTTTCCAACAACAATATGAGAAATGGGggagaagtaaaaaaaaataggtctTTATTGAAGAGGCTTTGCACATGAAATAGGACTAATGCAGATTCAAATCGAATGGTTTGGGCTTTCGAAGAGATGAAGATGCAAGTGGTAAAGAGACAATCTTTTGAACAACCAAGCTGACATAAGGATTCTAGCTCGAGTATAAACAAccaacatgatatatatatatatatatatatatatcaggcCCCAGCATCACTTGATCTTAGATTCGAGCTCCCAAATATTTTCAGGGTACAACACTTTTTTAATACCAGTATAATCCAATATTTTCTTGCTTAAAGCATCCTCTAGCGACGTTCCTGAACTGCTAAGCTGTTATTAATCTGTGTATAAAAAATCAGAATTACTGATTTtaataaactttgcagaaacacgaagtaaccaaagtttaataaactagtaagaatagatgaacagaaattaattgacaaaactaaaatctgtaataaacgtaccacaatctggaaaaaacagaatcagaaaaagatcaagcccactgaatgcacagtgtccccttaaggaaattattcccctctagtatccgaggtttaatttggaatatgtcctcccaggatagaatgatctcaatcaccagtgtattgatacccaaaacgctggtgtcagcgaaccactcaacagcagtaaagtacacgaagaaattttgtgcagaagaagaagaagaaatcagaaaattcgtaaggaataaatctgaagaatcaatgtatttataggcaagaggaacTGATTCCGAAAAGTTGCAATCCTTTAagaatccacacgaccattcatgaaagttgcaacctttcaaacggtcatggctgtttctgaaagttgcaacctttcagaacagtcactgcgggaaatttaaataaaacgggaaAGATTTAAATTAAACGGGTCGCGCGTGGATTCGAGTCGGGTCGGgtcaattaactaattaattgaatcggttaattaactaattaaaacgttggccatttaatttaattaattaaataattaattaactaaaataattaaaacaaactttgtccaaaaaataatctctcgatcatttttccaaagccaaagccaaagccaaagccgAGCCGagcgacgacggcgcgaggggggtccctctttccaacctttttaacaattaataggagtgtttctatatttaaactctcctatttttctttccaccattgatgagggacaaatgtcttttcaatgttttttcaataaagcataagaggacttttcaagttctcaacttttcaagtttccaactttttccaagttcctctttcatcttccctcaatctcccattaactcttgctacatacccaacaTAAGCCACAACAACCTCTCCGTGACAAGCACCATTCACAATGGCCTTGGCACATTCTTCTACTTTCACCACAGGGATTATGCTCACTTGAACCtgatttattcatcaaatcccCCAAATTAGATACTAATATCGCGTTTCAATAGATTTCGTTTAATTTGGTTAAGAGAACTTACATCCCTCATTTTAGGATCAACATCTACTTTGCCAGTCTTGTCTATGAATTTCCCTTGTGTCATTTCTGATTCAACATAGCCAGGTGTGACCAATGTTATTTTGATGTCCCGTCCAAATTCAATCCTTAACGCCTCAAAAAACAGGGTCATCGCTGCTTTGCTTGCCTACAATAACACAAATGTAAGGGTATCAAAacggaaaaaataaataaatgaaagcTGTTCATTAGGGGGTTAAAATTAGGAAACATCAGAGTTGGTGGACTTACAGCATAAAGGCTCATTCTTGGAGCAGGAATCCAAGATGCTGCAGAAGAAAGCACAATGATTCTACCTTCGCTACGTCTCAGGTAAGGAATCGCAAACTTTGTCATGTAAATTGAACCCCAGAAGTTGATGTCCTGCATATTTCAACATGACATTAGGTGTTGGGACACAGAACATGACATCAACAGCCACAACAACATAGCCAGTATAATCTCACAAGTAAAGTCTGAGGAGGATGTTGTGTACGCATACATAATCCCTACCATCTACCCGTgacatgaatatattattattaccaAGATGGATCTAAAGTTAGTGATGTCTTCTATTTCTTCAAACAAAGCAACTGCAATCACGCCAGCATTATTAACCAGATGATCCACTGCAATTCACGCACGGAACAAAAAATTCGTcaaaattaacataattaaaGCTTTCAAAAGCATAATAATTAGTAGGAGaatcaaacaaattataaatcaaATCTCACGTCGTCCAAAGTTACTTATAGTTCTATCAGCAATCCTTCTACAGTCTTCAACTTTTGAAACATCAGCTGGAATGACTAAAACATCCGGGGCACCTAGATCAAGTGCCCTTTCGGCTACTTCACTTACACTCTTCTCTCTTCTGGCTGCAATGGTTAAGCATGCACCTCTTCTCGCGTATTCATAGGCCAAATGCTGTgaaatcaagattttttttagcTATGATCAAACCATCTAACATCAAACAAATCCAGATAAAAAATGTCCTACTCAGTTTCATAATTTGTCCTTATTCAGCGACAATTTAACCTTAAACTATAACTAAACAAATGACCATAAAAtttacgttttttttttcttaaattctgcATTCAATCAAATACGATAGGGAGAGGCCTAAATAAGTAAAGTGAATATATAACCTCGCCGATGCCTGAGGAAGCCCCAGTAATGACAACAACCTTGCCAGCAACATCCTCACTGTAAACTGTGCTCAATATTGACAAGATGTACTTGATGAATTGATAAGGTggcaacaaaaacaacaaagcAAACAAGGTAAATGGAGGAGCTACTAAGTTGAGAAATTTGTGAATTAGGTCCAATATCATCATGGCTATTACTAATTGCTTAGCTACCTGTTTTTTCTAACAAAAAGTGTGCAACTATGGACTGTAAGTTTTTCAAAGGAATGCTTATATGTTATGAAGATGAGCTGTAAATTAGAATCTACAAAGCTAGCAAGTAATCTAACAAGCTAACAGAATAGCTACTTATATAGCATCTACAAAACTAGAAATTAATCTAACAATTAGTATTACtttatgtagttatttaatACAGGGGCCACATTAGAGAGTAGTAACTAACTCATTAATGAGCACCAACTGGCCTACTACATCTAAAGTTGTGTACACATATATACTTAAGTACAATTCAGTATAATTTTGTAGAACCAACAAGACAGGTATGCAGGGGATTAAAGGGACCGAGATATGGACTAAGTAAGAGGCGAGGCGGATCCAGAATTTAAAAGTGTACAGTGCATTCCTAAGATGATTTCAagttaatatgaaataataattgaGTTCACAATCAATAATTTAcaaactttttaaatataaatacgAAGAAACAACCAActtgataaaatttattatgtttGTCAAATTATTTAGTAACAGAGATACATAGAAACAAAACAACCAacttattatatttaatatagaTAGACAATTACGAATTTCATTCAGTTTCCTTTACTTGATCGAACAGCCCCGGGTCTTGACATCAACCAGCCGGGCCCAACATCACTCGGTCTTAGGTTCAAGCTCCCGGATATTTTCAGGGTACAAGACTTTTTGAACACCAGTGTAATCCAATATTTTCTTGCTTGGAGCATCCTCTGGCGAAGCTCCCCAACCGGAAAGGTACAACAACCTCAAAAACCACTCAACAACATCTGGACAGAAAACCTTCCACAAGTAGGTGACTCGGAACCAAGATGGCACAGTAATGTATCTCTCCCCTCGACAAGCGCCATTCACAATGGCCTTGGCACAGTCTTCTACTTTCATCACTGGGGTTATGCCCACTTCAACCTGGTTTATTCATTAAACCCCCAAATTAGATACTAATATCGCGTTTTCTTGGTAATCACGTCTAATTTGTGGAAGACTTGATCGCTTAATAGACTAATTATAGAGACTGAAATTCAAACTCGTGACATTATGGTTCATCGTCACATTTTGACCCCGGGACTATCCCATAGAAACAAATCATAGTCttgaacatataaaataagGTTTTAACTAGAGACATCAATAAATTACGTTTAAATTGGTTTAAGGCATATATTGAAGTGATATTGCACAATGCACGGTATTAACGTATAACCATAGTTTAGTATAGAGGAAGTGTTCGTAAAAAATAACATGTCATGTCATTGCAATAGTTTGTGCGCGAGAGAgggagaaaagagaaacttacATCCCTCATTTGAGGATTAACATCTACTTTGCCAGTCTTGTCTATGAATTTCCCTTGCGTCATTTCTGATTCAACAAAGCCAGGTGTGACCAATGTTATTTTGATATCCCGTCCGAATTCAATTCTTAACGCCTCAAAAAACAGTACCATCGCTGCTTTGCTTGCCTACCATGCATAACATAAAAGTAATTAAGTCTACTTatcaaaacgaaaaaaaaatggaagttgTTCATGGAAACGGCAAAGTTGGTAGACCTACAGAGTAAAGGCTAATTCTTGGAGCAGGTATCCAAGATGCAGCAGAAGAAAGCACAATGATTCTACCTTCGCTATATCTCAGGTAGGGAATCGCAAACCTTGTCATGTAAACTGAACCCCAGAAGCTGATGTCCTgcaaattccaaaaaaaaaaaaaaaacaagtaataGTAACAAAAGTAGAAACATGCCATTGAatagttaaaatcaaatttaaaattttaatagttGTGAGGTAACATAAATAATCGGTATCATATGAAATTTTAGAGTGCCTTATAGATTAGAATGGAGGATGTCAAACCATTCGTAATACTTTGAGTAATTTCTATTTGATCATTTACCCGTGACATGAATATATGTTACTCCCACTGTCTAAAAATACTAGTCATGTTCTGCTTCTCGAGGGTCATTTTGACTAATCTTCGAAACTTaattagataattaatttaaaaactaGTATAAGATACAATTTTTCCCATATCAATGcaggggcggagccaccttatactaaggggttcatccgaacccccctTCGGCGGAATATTATCTTATTTATACTAATCAATGtggtgaaaaaatatatattaaaacgTTGATCGAAGTTTATATAGTTTTAACTTTGGaaaaaaaagtgacaagtaaTCTGAGACGGAGGGATTACTATTATTACCATGATGGATCTCATGTTAGTAATGTCTTCTATTTCTTCAAACAGAGAAACTGATGTCATTCCAGCATTATTAACAAGATGATCCACTGCAATTCACACGTTCAACAAAAAATACgtcaaaattatcatttttaaagCTTTCAAAAGCATGATAATAAGTAGGagaatcaaacaaattaaattgaatCTCACGTCGTCCAAAGTGACTCATGGTTTTATCAGTAACCCTTCTACAATCTTCAACTTTTGAAACATCAGCTGGGACGACTAAAACATCCGGGGCGCCTAGATCAAGTGCCCGTTCGGCTACTTCACGTAGACTCTTCTCCCTTCGGGCTGCAATGGTTAAGCATGCACCTCTTCTTGCATATTCATAGGCCAAATGCTGTGAAATCAAGATTTTTTTATAGCTATCAAACTATCTATACAtcaaaaaaatccaaataaaaaacGTCCAACATAGGCAATCCTTACTTTTTCAGCCactcactacaacaaaaacaacttttagagGCAATAAATGtagacattaataaagagtgctaaagtctgcattagttaagtgtcattagaatcaatgtcgctaaaggctttagggacatatacaaagagtgctaactgcagctaaaaatatatattaagtggCAATTAAGTTATTGCCGTTAATTAATTGTCACTAATGATCATTTTCGATGTAGTGACtctttgaattaataattagtaatgagataagttatcccaaaacAATAATTTCGAGATAATTTAtactagaattaaataattaaaatgacaaaaatacccctcaaactatttttgtatatcACTTTCCTACATTTTAACCTTACTTTTAAACGAAcaatttattcttaaaaattatgacatccatattatttttaatacacaaACCAAACATTCACTAAAAAACAATACCATAACAACTAATTTAATCATAACTTATATTCAAATCAAACAATCCTTGTCctacacaaataataataaattttgaagtaCTAATAAAGTGCTTGGAGCTAGAATTTTTAGCAGGGAttcaaaatgaaagaagaaaacacACGAAAAAAATATGTCAAAGGTGTCAACATTAACTATATATAcagttaaaaaaaatcatatacaaaCAGTAAATTTGAAATGCttaattaaacaaagaaaataagtaaagtaAATATATAACCTCGCCGATGCCCGAAGAAGCTCCGGTGATGACAACAACTTTACCAGCTACATCCTCGCTGAAAATTTTACCCAATATTGAAAGGAAGTACTTGATAAATTGATAAGGtggaaagaaaatcaacaaagtAAATAAGGTAAATGGAGGAGCTACTAAGTTGAGAAATTTGTGAATCAAGTCCAATAACACCATGGCTATTAGTATTAATGTTATTATTTGctcataacaaaaaaaatgtgcAATGGACCGTTTATAAAGTGTTATAAAGAACaatgaaagggaaaaaagaaatagatggAAACGTGGGAAGCGAGTGTAGTATTTGGTTTTTTGTTGAAGTATAAATTCGACACGTATCCTtctttttttagtaataatatatttttgttttgtagGATACCAATAAATTTTGTTGCGTCAACCTTAGTCAACAAATGAATAATTGCTTGAGTACATGATTAGCAATGGTAATGGATAATTTATATTGATAtccatttaaatttaaaaaaaaaagctaaatttATATTATCCATTTAAAAGTGAGTAATTAAATGAGTAAAGTGGGTAAAAGAGacttatttataaaagaaataaaaatggcactaatatttttttaaatgtagatGGTCGGGGTAGGAATGGGTTGgatatggaaaaaaattaatttttttttaaaaaacgaaTTTATATTAGAGAAGGGGTCAgagtagtaaaaataaatttaattttttaaaaaaataagtaaaaaataatttttttaattttgaggCGTTGGGGTGGGATGGGATGGGGTAGGGGGTGAGGGGGAGGTGAAGAGTGAAGTAAGAAATTTTGCTTTTGAAGCTTTTAAGATGATCCTATGataatatgggtaaatatgaaTATCTATATTATCCATTGGATAACTTGTTTATActcatttaaaatttgaatcgaGTCGAGTAGTTTATCCATTTGTATTTAACTCATTTTCGATcgattcatttttatttctccatataatatttaaaaaaataaatttacgaGCACAAAAAGTGATTAAATAATATGCAGtattaatatttgaatataaaaatataaaataaaatcaatagatTCTAAGATTTGTAGGGAATATCTTTTCTTACcaaagttaaagaaaatatttgttcaaaACTTATTTGGttatgatattaattaattaatgatataattttgatgtttaaaaattaaataagatatATGTTTCTCATCTCAATGTGTATTTGACTAGAGGAAAAGAGTAATGGGGGGAGCCAAAtccatatttttatattcataataattatgttaagaaaataattattaattaaaaactaaGAGAGGTAAGtataatattataaactaaaatgaaagtAAGTATTACAAAACTAAACTTGAAGAGTGGTTTATGCAATCATCTatttttgtcacaccccaaaaccggatgtgatggcacgtgtccaaaccccaccggacacgtcagcctaacacccaaaaacccgacgatacggaattaataaaacaagaataagatagaaagatNATCTCTTATATCTTTTGGTTCTAatgattttctagaaaaatagtTTAACTTGAATAactttataaaagaaaatttgtaAGTTGAGTAactttattgatacaaaaccaAATTGAATGATTTACATAATTTTacatagttgagtgaccttttgagatatttcCTCGTTGTTATTAGATATTAATAATGTCAAGCTTAATTGTAAATGaatgtatatattattttatgtaaataGTTATTATGGAGCGATTaattattcatgattaattattttattttttattctgtattaaataatatttcacataaattttcttatactttatacatatattttgcaATTCTAAATTGTCAACTAAACATTATCTTAATTTTATAcctaaataatttaattactattttatctATCAGacatagaatatataaaaattgatacaCACAACCAATTCCTCATTCAACTAGACAACTACCAAACCGACCCCCTAAGGGTGTATT
Protein-coding regions in this window:
- the LOC125858723 gene encoding 11-beta-hydroxysteroid dehydrogenase A-like; this translates as MMILDLIHKFLNLVAPPFTLFALLFLLPPYQFIKYILSILSTVYSEDVAGKVVVITGASSGIGEHLAYEYARRGACLTIAARREKSVSEVAERALDLGAPDVLVIPADVSKVEDCRRIADRTISNFGRLDHLVNNAGVIAVALFEEIEDITNFRSILDINFWGSIYMTKFAIPYLRRSEGRIIVLSSAASWIPAPRMSLYAASKAAMTLFFEALRIEFGRDIKITLVTPGYVESEMTQGKFIDKTGKVDVDPKMRDVQVSIIPVVKVEECAKAIVNGACHGELSSSGTSLEDALSKKILDYTGIKKVLYPENIWELESKIK
- the LOC125858469 gene encoding 11-beta-hydroxysteroid dehydrogenase A-like, which codes for MVLLDLIHKFLNLVAPPFTLFTLLIFFPPYQFIKYFLSILGKIFSEDVAGKVVVITGASSGIGEHLAYEYARRGACLTIAARREKSLREVAERALDLGAPDVLVVPADVSKVEDCRRVTDKTMSHFGRLDHLVNNAGMTSVSLFEEIEDITNMRSIMDISFWGSVYMTRFAIPYLRYSEGRIIVLSSAASWIPAPRISLYSASKAAMVLFFEALRIEFGRDIKITLVTPGFVESEMTQGKFIDKTGKVDVNPQMRDVEVGITPVMKVEDCAKAIVNGACRGERYITVPSWFRVTYLWKVFCPDVVEWFLRLLYLSGWGASPEDAPSKKILDYTGVQKVLYPENIRELEPKTE